The Salinivibrio kushneri genomic interval TAACTTGGTGCGGAGAGAGGGACTTGAACCCTCACGTCCTTTCGGACACTAGCACCTGAAGCTAGCGCGTCTACCAATTCCGCCACCTCCGCAAAAGGTGGGTAACTCGGCAATAAAAACGCTGCCAAATTACAAAAATAAATGGTGGCTACGACGGGATTCGAACCTGTGACCCCATCATTATGAGTGATGTGCTCTAACCAACTGAGCTACGTAGCCACGCTGTAAGGCGAAAGCCTTAAGACGGAACGGATTATGCGGATCGAGAGCTAGAGCGTCAAGTATGGCTGGCCATTTTTTTATTATTTTCATCTCGTTGGCTGCATTATTCACCAGTTTGTGCTGGTTTTGCCAACAATATGCGCCCAAGGCTTACGCTTAGCCTGTGGTTAGCGCGATTCAAATAAAAAAAAGCCAGCCCGCAGGCTGGCTCAAAATCAATAGGGTGGGGTCTCGACAACACACCCAGAGGGGCTTAACGCTTGCGCGTTAAACGTTGAAACGGAAGTGAATGACATCGCCGTCTTTAACAATGTACTCTTTGCCTTCCAGACGCCACTTACCGGCATCTTTGGCACCGCTTTCGCCATTGTTAGCAATGTAATCATCATAGCCAACCACTTCGGCGCGGATAAAGCCTTTTTCAAAGTCGGTGTGGATTTTACCTGCCGCTTGTGGCGCGGTAGAGCCGATCGGCACCGTCCAAGCACGCACTTCTTTCACCCCTGCGGTGAAATAGGTATGCAAGGTTAGCAGCTCGTAACCGGCGCGAATGACGCGGTTTAGGCCCGGCTCTTCTAGACCCATTTCATCTAAGAACGCGGCCGCTTCTTCGGCGTCCAGCTCGGCAATTTCGCCTTCAATTTCCGCACACACAGCCACCACGGTCGCGCCTTCTTTAGCGGCGATGTCGCGGACTTGGTCCAAGTACGGGTTGTTTTCAAAGCCATCGTCGTTGACGTTGGCAATGTACATGGTGGGCTTGAGCGTCAAGAAGTTGAGGTATTGCACCGCCGCTTCTTCTTCTTTGCTCAACTCGACCGAGCGCAACATGTTGCCTTCTTCTAGTACAGGCAGCAGTTTTTCCAATACCGTCAGCTCAAACTTGGCGTCTTTGTCGCCGCCTTTGGCTTTTTTAGCGTTGCGCTGCATCGCGCGCTCACAGCTTTCTAGGTCGGCGAGCGCCAGTTCGGTGTTAATCACGGCAATGTCATCAGCAGGATCGACTT includes:
- the ychF gene encoding redox-regulated ATPase YchF, whose protein sequence is MGFKCGIVGLPNVGKSTLFNALTKAGIDAANFPFCTIEPNTGVVPVPDLRLDALAKIVNPQKVLPTTMEFVDIAGLVAGASRGEGLGNKFLANIRETDAIGHVVRCFENDNIVHVSGKVDPADDIAVINTELALADLESCERAMQRNAKKAKGGDKDAKFELTVLEKLLPVLEEGNMLRSVELSKEEEAAVQYLNFLTLKPTMYIANVNDDGFENNPYLDQVRDIAAKEGATVVAVCAEIEGEIAELDAEEAAAFLDEMGLEEPGLNRVIRAGYELLTLHTYFTAGVKEVRAWTVPIGSTAPQAAGKIHTDFEKGFIRAEVVGYDDYIANNGESGAKDAGKWRLEGKEYIVKDGDVIHFRFNV